In a genomic window of Thermoproteus tenax Kra 1:
- a CDS encoding thermopsin family protease, whose translation MRALLLLAALALLPLLAALLDPPTSVVVGIVDAGTCGYFQYNYTTNAVRGLIHIDEAEFYSLGAGRSNAISVQLNVHIISRDAKYWAQNVLIITEINNTYYLTVADYLFNLSDLETIRATGRGITSKYFDNGRTIAYYQSSETLGPITYPVTLGLEIYAENSTVVFSYYLGGWHVYDAVELGDGPLKIYVAPGSDAEWVIAGPREGYTAYIERWEGWSSLYYRYGGSWYQPPCAYSGSLEASTAERVSPVYGLSEYADGDGLVVQIAGRSSVDLLWAPSLWLDETSQGTLLVLTPPQGRWLINGSSASAGQILKPGVYFIELYAGNSTVYSRYVSTR comes from the coding sequence GTGCGCGCCCTCTTGTTGCTCGCTGCGCTGGCGCTACTGCCCTTGCTTGCGGCGCTCCTGGATCCTCCGACTTCAGTCGTCGTCGGCATAGTGGACGCCGGCACGTGCGGCTACTTCCAATATAATTATACCACAAACGCAGTGAGGGGGCTCATCCACATAGACGAGGCCGAGTTCTACTCCCTAGGCGCGGGCAGATCTAACGCCATCTCAGTGCAGTTGAACGTCCACATTATATCTCGCGACGCCAAGTATTGGGCCCAGAACGTCCTCATAATAACAGAGATAAATAACACATACTATCTCACAGTAGCCGACTATTTGTTCAACTTAAGCGATTTGGAGACTATAAGGGCAACAGGTCGGGGGATCACGTCAAAGTATTTTGACAACGGCCGCACGATTGCATATTACCAGAGCTCGGAGACTCTAGGGCCCATTACATACCCCGTCACACTGGGGCTAGAGATATACGCTGAGAACTCCACGGTCGTTTTCTCTTATTATCTCGGCGGATGGCACGTCTACGACGCAGTGGAGCTCGGAGATGGGCCTCTTAAGATCTACGTAGCCCCTGGCTCGGACGCAGAGTGGGTAATAGCGGGCCCCAGAGAAGGATATACGGCATATATAGAGCGCTGGGAGGGTTGGTCGTCGCTTTACTATCGCTACGGAGGCAGCTGGTATCAGCCTCCTTGCGCTTACTCTGGCTCGCTGGAGGCGTCCACAGCGGAGCGTGTAAGCCCCGTCTACGGCCTAAGCGAGTACGCAGACGGGGATGGTCTCGTAGTACAGATCGCCGGAAGATCCTCAGTAGACCTCCTCTGGGCGCCCAGCCTGTGGCTCGATGAGACGTCTCAAGGGACTCTTCTGGTCCTGACGCCGCCGCAGGGGAGGTGGCTCATCAACGGCTCCTCAGCCTCAGCGGGCCAGATCTTGAAACCTGGAGTATACTTCATCGAACTCTACGCGGGGAATTCAACTGTATACTCTCGTTACGTCTCAACGCGATAA
- a CDS encoding thioredoxin domain-containing protein has protein sequence MLANNDEELKDAVSKCPIAVVLFVGRQCAICVSFESMLRSICRGYRNRICCIKVYSDAALAHVKSLGINSVPSLAAYVRGRLVAVTSGALYAPTVNLFLLSVVRSAEV, from the coding sequence ATGTTGGCCAACAACGACGAGGAGCTTAAGGATGCCGTCTCGAAGTGCCCCATCGCGGTAGTGCTTTTCGTTGGCCGCCAGTGCGCCATATGTGTCAGCTTCGAGAGTATGTTGAGATCTATATGTAGAGGATATAGGAATAGGATATGTTGCATTAAGGTGTATTCAGACGCGGCCCTGGCCCACGTTAAGTCGCTCGGCATAAACAGTGTGCCATCATTGGCGGCCTATGTGCGCGGGAGACTTGTAGCCGTGACCTCCGGCGCGCTCTACGCGCCCACTGTGAACCTCTTCTTGCTATCAGTCGTGCGCTCAGCTGAAGTATGA
- a CDS encoding Ni,Fe-hydrogenase maturation factor, which produces MRVLLAYVGYILGGDLAVGIEAGHILEREGLPAIELSGDVFAMIDDLRKAAPDVLILIGAVKRGRQPGTLEVYKYVPQRVEDPLEANDLLRPSLEGRISLEDLLAGFRVVDPPAREIYVVECEPPHPDPVVGLSPEGEECAKRLAEKAVELYNYVRDR; this is translated from the coding sequence ATGCGCGTCCTTTTGGCCTATGTAGGGTATATTTTGGGCGGCGATCTCGCTGTTGGGATCGAGGCGGGGCATATCTTGGAGAGGGAGGGTCTGCCGGCAATAGAGCTCTCGGGCGATGTTTTTGCCATGATAGACGATCTGCGCAAGGCAGCTCCAGATGTATTGATCTTAATTGGAGCCGTCAAAAGGGGGAGGCAACCGGGCACTCTTGAGGTGTACAAATATGTACCACAGAGGGTGGAGGATCCTCTTGAAGCAAACGACCTCCTGCGTCCCTCGCTCGAGGGGCGGATCTCGCTCGAGGATCTCCTGGCAGGCTTCCGCGTAGTCGACCCTCCCGCGCGTGAAATATACGTAGTAGAGTGTGAGCCGCCGCATCCCGACCCAGTCGTAGGGCTGTCGCCGGAGGGCGAGGAATGCGCCAAGAGGCTCGCAGAGAAGGCTGTAGAGCTGTACAACTATGTGCGCGATAGATGA
- a CDS encoding twin-arginine translocation signal domain-containing protein, translating into MKLSRRDFLKASSLAAALSALNWSTLVKAAAETIKQGDVGVVWLEAQDCAGNTTSIIQATDPSLLDVLLGRTPLVGPGTVRLLFHETVMPEWGAFHVTSPSDVNNDQYLRQIVSQQPAPGNADAILEDIANGKYGQYVLVLEGSFPQEYGIQGSNIATEGGYYCKIGQHTCTEWLKKLLSNALAVVAVGNCATYGGIPANKVLEPPPGFNYATWSQSPTGAIGFFDDPLRGIKGVIHQDYFQPEVEPFRKYIDEGGVPDFKTVKPAVAVPGCPANGNGIMRTLAFLVLVAAGYLDPSVLDRKTFLDEYARPNFIFQLTTHQQCPRAAFYAAGDFRPYPGAGDGKCLYAVGCKGPVSHCPWNKVGWVAGVGGPTRTGAVCIGCTQPGFTDAFEPFYAKLPYVPVGTKPLSDIAIAAAGAIGAAALLGGVWTGLRARAEKKQQAQTGEKK; encoded by the coding sequence ATGAAGCTAAGCAGGAGAGACTTTCTAAAGGCGAGCTCCTTGGCGGCCGCGCTGTCGGCGCTCAATTGGAGCACTCTAGTGAAAGCGGCGGCGGAGACCATAAAACAAGGAGATGTGGGAGTAGTCTGGCTTGAGGCTCAGGACTGCGCAGGCAATACTACATCTATAATCCAGGCGACGGATCCCTCCTTGTTGGACGTCTTGTTAGGCAGGACGCCTTTAGTGGGGCCGGGAACCGTCAGACTTTTGTTCCATGAGACCGTTATGCCCGAGTGGGGCGCCTTCCATGTCACAAGCCCCTCCGACGTGAACAACGACCAGTACTTGAGGCAGATAGTGTCTCAACAACCGGCCCCCGGCAACGCAGACGCCATCTTGGAAGACATCGCCAACGGCAAATACGGACAGTACGTTCTTGTGTTGGAGGGCAGCTTCCCACAGGAGTACGGAATACAAGGCTCCAATATAGCTACTGAGGGCGGCTACTACTGCAAGATCGGCCAACACACGTGTACAGAGTGGCTGAAGAAGCTGTTGTCCAACGCTCTGGCGGTCGTAGCCGTGGGCAACTGTGCCACCTATGGAGGAATACCGGCTAATAAGGTGTTGGAGCCACCGCCGGGCTTCAATTACGCCACTTGGTCTCAGTCCCCGACAGGCGCGATAGGGTTCTTCGACGATCCTCTAAGGGGCATTAAGGGCGTCATCCACCAGGACTACTTCCAACCGGAGGTCGAGCCGTTCAGAAAATATATAGATGAGGGCGGCGTGCCCGACTTCAAAACAGTGAAACCCGCGGTGGCTGTGCCAGGATGCCCCGCCAACGGCAACGGCATTATGAGGACTCTGGCGTTCTTAGTCTTGGTCGCCGCCGGATACTTGGATCCTAGCGTCTTAGATAGAAAAACTTTCCTGGATGAATATGCAAGACCCAACTTTATATTCCAACTAACTACTCATCAGCAGTGTCCAAGGGCCGCCTTCTATGCCGCGGGCGACTTTAGGCCCTACCCGGGCGCTGGAGATGGCAAGTGTTTATACGCTGTGGGATGCAAGGGTCCCGTGTCGCATTGTCCGTGGAACAAAGTGGGGTGGGTGGCTGGAGTCGGCGGGCCCACTAGGACCGGTGCAGTGTGTATAGGTTGTACTCAGCCCGGCTTCACCGACGCCTTCGAGCCGTTCTACGCCAAGCTACCCTATGTACCTGTTGGAACAAAGCCGCTGAGCGACATAGCGATAGCCGCTGCCGGCGCCATCGGCGCTGCCGCCTTGCTAGGGGGCGTGTGGACAGGCCTAAGGGCCAGAGCTGAGAAGAAGCAACAAGCCCAGACAGGCGAGAAGAAGTAA
- a CDS encoding hydrogenase cytochrome b subunit: MPSARLIGSFIATSITVGLTWVILYYLAWVPLSETWPEFWSYFTTYGIRLNSLTFWTLLVDVFFDVLIILVIIYGTIWVLGHFAAYASRYDYFKSLMNTPKIQRWSVWQRVQHIIMFLTLVITAYTGFVTMFDANPTWREFYINGVYAAAGTPPFFLWPAQTGPVPLMILIHVWAGIIMGVLVIAHFAYYGVRVLIDLAKRRGPILDRWPLLRFYTWGFVKYIVARTIWLFKPSHKLPEWTHKYDPEQLFEYWGVYWGIAILGIPGAIMAVWGPSAFDGLAFLFHTKEAVLAVSFLLLVHLTYTHFMPHIFPYNSMFHSGKIPEGIVKEEHPAWYKQLKQQ; encoded by the coding sequence ATGCCGAGCGCCAGACTTATAGGAAGCTTTATTGCGACCTCCATTACAGTGGGGCTTACGTGGGTTATACTCTATTATCTAGCGTGGGTGCCTCTGTCTGAGACATGGCCCGAGTTCTGGTCCTACTTCACAACTTACGGGATAAGGCTGAACAGTCTCACATTCTGGACTCTCCTCGTGGACGTCTTCTTCGACGTCCTGATAATATTAGTGATAATCTATGGCACTATATGGGTGTTGGGACATTTCGCCGCTTATGCCTCTCGGTATGACTACTTTAAGAGTCTGATGAACACGCCGAAGATTCAGAGGTGGAGCGTTTGGCAGAGAGTTCAACACATTATAATGTTTCTGACTCTAGTCATAACCGCGTACACAGGCTTCGTGACTATGTTTGACGCCAATCCGACGTGGCGCGAGTTCTATATCAACGGAGTCTATGCCGCCGCGGGTACTCCTCCGTTCTTCCTCTGGCCTGCTCAGACAGGGCCCGTACCTTTAATGATACTGATACACGTCTGGGCGGGGATAATAATGGGAGTGTTGGTCATAGCGCACTTCGCCTACTATGGAGTGAGGGTTTTAATCGATTTGGCCAAGAGGAGGGGGCCTATTTTGGACCGCTGGCCGCTTCTCAGATTCTACACTTGGGGCTTCGTGAAATACATTGTTGCTAGGACTATCTGGCTGTTTAAGCCCAGCCACAAGTTGCCCGAGTGGACACACAAGTACGATCCAGAGCAGTTGTTCGAATACTGGGGCGTCTATTGGGGTATAGCGATACTGGGCATACCTGGCGCCATAATGGCAGTCTGGGGGCCCTCTGCTTTCGATGGACTGGCTTTCTTATTCCACACTAAGGAGGCTGTGTTGGCTGTGTCTTTCTTGTTGTTAGTCCATTTGACGTACACCCACTTCATGCCGCATATATTCCCATATAACTCCATGTTCCACAGCGGCAAGATCCCAGAGGGTATCGTCAAAGAGGAGCATCCGGCTTGGTACAAGCAGTTGAAACAACAATAG